From the genome of Streptacidiphilus sp. PB12-B1b:
ATCGTCAACCTCGCCTCCGCGGCGGCCTTCACGCCCTCACGCACGCTGCCCGCCTACGCGACCACCAAGGCCGCCGTGCTGATGCTCAGCGAGTGCCTGCGGGCCGAACTCGCGGGCCAGGGCGTGGGCGTGAGCGCGGTCTGCCCCGGCTTCGTCAACACCGGGATCGCCCGGGCGACCCGCTACGTCGGGGTGGACGGCGCGGAGCAGGAGCGGCTGCGCGGCAACGCGGAACGCCTCTACCGGCTGCGCAACGTCGGCCCGGACCGGGTCGCCGACGCCGTCCTGCGCGCGGTGCGGGAGAACCGCGCCGTCGTCCCCGTCGCCGCCGAGGCCCGGATCGGGTCGGCCCTGCGCCGGCTCTCGCCCGGCGCCCTGCGGCTCATCGCCCGCCGTGACCTGACGCCCCGCTAGCCGTTGCAGGAGGATTCCCATGACCGTCGTGTCCACCGAGTACAACGCCCTGCGGCCGCGCCGGGTCGCCTTCGACTGGAGCGCGACCCCGCTGCACTGGGTTCCGGACGACCCCTTCTCCACCCACATGATCAATGTGCTGCACCTGCTGCTGCCGGCCGGTGAGCGCTGGTTCGTCGACGTCTACAAGCAGGTGCTGCCGCTGATCCGCGACCCGCAGCTGCGCGAGGACGTGATCGGCTTCATCGGCCAGGAGGCCATGCACTCCCAGGCCCACTCCACCGTGCTGGACCACCTGGTGGCGCAGGGGCTGGACCCGGCCCCCTACACGGCGCAGATGGACTGGTTCTTCGAGCACCTGCTCGGCGACAACACCGCGCCGCCGCTGGCCAAGAAGTGGTGGCTGCTGGAGCGGGTCGCCATCATCGCGGCGATCGAGCACTACACCGCCGTCCTCGGCAAGTGGGTGCTGGACGCGCGCGGCTTCGAACGCTTCGGCGCCGACCCGACCATGGTCGACCTGCTGCGCTGGCACGGCGCGGAGGAGGTCGAGCACCGCTCGGTGGCCTTCGACGTGTTCCAGCACCTGGACGGCGGCTACGGCCGTCGGTTGCGCACCATGACCACGGTGTTCCCGACCATGTTCTGGCTGTGGGTGCGCGGCGTGAAGTTCTTCATCGCCAACGACCCCGAGCTGAGCCCGGCCGAGCGCCGGGCCGCCGAACCGCACATCCGGGACTGGGTGCGGGCTGCGAAGGCCGAGCTGGTGCCCGCGCCCCGGGACATCTTCTCCGCCGTGCCCCGCTACATGCGCCGCCGCTACCACCCCACCCAGGAGGGCTCGACCGCCAAGGCACTGGCGTACCTGGCCAGTTCACCGGCGGCGCTGGCGGCGGCCCGGGCCGCGGGCACGCTGGAGCTGGTGGTCGCCGGGCGGCGGGAGCCGGCCGAGGGCGTGGCCGAGCTGCGGCTGGCGGCGGCGGACGGCGGCGAGCTGCCCGGCTGGGAGCCGGGGGCGCACGTGGACCTGCTGCTGCCCTCGGGGCTGGTCCGGCAGTACTCGCTGTGCGGGGATCCGGCCGACCGGACGGCGTACCGGATCGCGGTGCGGCTGACGGAGGACAGCCGGGGCGGCTCCAAGGAGGTGCATGCGGCGCTCACCGAGGGCGCGCGGGTCAGCGCGCACGCCCCGCGCAACCGCTTCCCCCTGCTCCGAAACGAGAGCGGTGCTCACGAGAGCAGTGCTCACCTGTTCGTCGCGGGCGGGATCGGCATCACGCCGATCCTGCCCAAGATCCGCGAGATCGCCGCTCGCGGCGGTGACTGGCAGCTGCTGTACATCGGGCGCTCACAGACGAGCATGCCGTTCCTCGACGAGATCAGTGCTCTCGATCCGGAGCAGCGCCACGTACGCCTGGTGGCCACCGACACCGAGGGCCTGCCCGACCTGGCCGCCGCCGTCGCCGCCGCCCCCGAGGCCGCCCAGATCCACGTCTGCGGCCCCGAACCGCTGATGGACGCCCTGGTCGCCGCCGTCGCCGAGCTGCGCCCCGGCGCCACCGCGCAGCTGGAGCGCTTCCACCCGGCCGGGGGCGCGGCCTCGGGCGACACCGTCGAGGTCGAACTGGCCCGCAGCGGCGGCACGCTGGCCGTCCCCGCCGACCGCAGCGTGCTGAGCGCCGTCCGCGAGCGGCTGCCGGACACCCCGTACTCCTGCGAGCAGGGATTCTGCGGGACCTGCCGCACCCGGGTGCTCTCCGGCACCTCGGACCACCGCGACCAGTTGCTCACCGAGGCGGAGCGCGGCGACTCCATGCTGATCTGCGTCTCCCGCAGCCGGGAGGGCAGGCTGGTGCTCGACCTGTGAGCCCCGGCACCCGGTGACGAGCGGAGTTCGGTGACGAGCGGAGTTGTGGGCGGGCGCGACCGCTGCGGGGCCGCGCCAGCGCCTAGTCTGTTCGTCATGAGCGCATCACCCAGCTCCCGACCCCCGCGCCGCAGGCTCGGAGTCGAGCAGCGGCGCGAACAACTCATCGCCGTCGCCCTGGAGTTCTTCGCCAAGCAGGCCCCCGAGGAGGTGTCGATCGACGAGATCGCCGCCGCCGCGGGGGCTTCGCGGCCCCTGGTGTACCACTACTTCCCCGGCAAGCAGGGCCTGTACGAGGAGGCCATCCGCCGTGCCGGGGAGCAGCTGGCCGGGCTGTTCGAGGAGCCCCGCGAGGGCCCGCTCTCCGAGCGGCTGTACCGGGTGATGGGCCGTTACCTGGGCTTCGTCGAGTCGCACGGGCCGGGCTTCGCGGCGCTGCTGCGCGGCGGCTCCGCCTCCGCCAGCCCGGGCACCGGCGCGGTGATCGACCGGGTCCGGCAGGCCGCGCTGGAGCAGGTGGTCTCCCACCTCGACCTGGCCGTGCCCAGCGCCCGGGTGCGGCTCACCGTCCGCTCCTGGATCGCCAACGCCGAGACCACCGCGCTGGCCTGGCTGGCCGATCTGGACGAGTCCCAGCCGCAGCCCGCGCGGCTGCCCCGGGAGGAGCTGCAGCTGCGGCTGGTGCAGGAGTTCGTGGCCATGCTGCTGGTGAGCCTGGCCAACGAACCGGAACTGCTTCCGGCCTTCCGCGGCTTCTTCGCCCAGGAGCGGCCGCAGGGTCCCACCGGCCTGCTGGTCCAGCGGCTGGGCGCGCTGCTGGCCGATCCCGGCCTGGCCGCCGAGGCGCTGCGCCTGGCCGCCCCGGACACCGACCCGGACGCCGCCGCCGCGACCGCCGCGCCGGACGCCCCGACCGCCGACCCGGGCGCCCCCACCGCCGACGGGCCCGCGGCGGGCTGACCGGGAGGCGCGCGCGGTCGCCGCGGCGGGTTGGCTATCCTGTGGGGCAGGACGGCGGAGGGGCTCGCCGACAACCGCGACCGGACACCGGTCGCCAACGGTCCCTACCTGGCGGTCGCCTCTGCGACCCTGACTTCAGGTAGGAGAACCATGCCCCGAGCAGCACAGGCGACACCGCCACCACCCGTGTCGGGCGCCGCTGTGCGGCCCGCCGCGCGGGCTCCCCGACCCTGCGGCCGACCGTCCGCGGCGGCCGCACGCACCCTGGAGCGCTGATGCCCAGCACCGGACCAGCCGGACCCCCCGAGCCCGCCGGACCCCCCGAGCCCGCGGACGGCCCGCCCCCGGGCGGCGACAGGCCCGAGCGCCCCGCCGACCGCTCCTCGGACCGGCAGCGCAGCCGGGACCTGGCGATCCCGGCTCCGCTGCCCGCCGAGGTCCTGCCGATGGACCCGGACCTGCCCGGCCTCCCCCCGCAGCGGGCCGGACGGCCGCGCGAGTGGGACGTGCTGGCGGTGATCGGCGTGGGCGGCGGCCTCGGCAGCATCGCCCGGTACGGGATCGCCCGGGCCTGGCCCACGCCGTCCGGGGGCTTCCCCTGGGCGACGTTCACCGCCAACATCCTCGGCAGCCTGCTGCTGGGGCTGCTGATGGTCCACGTGATCGAGGTGTGGCCGCCCGCCCGGTACCGCCGGCCCTTCATCGGGGTGGGCTTCATCGGCGGATTCACCACCTTCTCCACCTACATGTCGGAGACCCGGGGGCTGATCTCCGGCCACCACCTGGCGCTGGCCGACGCCTACGCGCTGTCCACCCTGCTGGCCGGGCTGGCGGCGGTGTGGACCGGGGTCGCGCTGGCCCGGGTCGCGGCCGGGAAGCCGATCCGGCGCGGCCCGCGCAGCCGCGCTGAGGCCGGCCGCACCGCCACCGTCCCCGACGCCGAGCAGCCCCGGACGCCGGGCCGGGCCCAGGAAGCAGGAAACCGCTGATGCCCTTCCTCATGGTCTTCCTCGGCGGCATGCTGGGCGCGCCGGTCCGCTACCTGGTGGACCGGGCCGTCCAGGGCCGCCACGACAGCGTCTTCCCCTGGGGGACGTTCCTGATCAACGTCTCCGGGGCGTTCATCCTGGGCGGGATCGCGGCCGCCACCGCGCACCAGCACCTGCCGCAGGATGTGAACCTGCTGCTCGGCACCGGCTTCTGCGGCGGCCTGACCACCTTCTCGACCTTCTCCTTCGAGACCGTGCGGCTGCTGGAGGACGGCTCGCTGGCCGAGGCCGGGCTGAATGTGATGGGCAGCCTGCTGCTGGGGCTGGCCGCCGCCTTCGCGGGCTTCGCCCTGTTCGGCTGAGGCCGCCCCGCCGGTCGGCCCCGCCGGCGCGGTGATCCCCGGCGCGCGGGGCAGACTGCCGGTGTGACGAACGGTGGGGCGCAGGATGCGACACAGGGCGGGGCGGACGACGGGGCACGCGAGGTGCCGGACCAGGAGGTGCCGGGCCGCGAGGAACCGGGCCGCGAGGTGCCGGGCCATGACGAGCCGCACCGCGACGGCCTCGGCGGTCGGCTGAACTGGCTGCGGGCCGCCGTCCTGGGCGCCAACGACGGGGTGGTCTCCACGGCCGGGCTGGTGGTCGGCGTGGCCGGGGCCACCAGCTCGGCCGACGCGCTGCTCACCGCCGGGCTGGCCGGGCTGCTGGCGGGCTCGCTGTCGATGGCGGCCGGGGAGTACGTCTCGGTCTCCACCCAGCGCGACTCCGAGCGGGCCGCGCTCGACCAGGAGCGCCGGGAGCTGGCCCGGACGCCCGGGGCCGAGCTGGCGGAGCTGGCCGGGCTGTACGAGCAGAAGGGCCTGAGCCGGGAGCTGGCCGCCGAGGTGGCCGTCCAGCTGACCCGGCACGACGCCCTGGGGGCCCATGCCGAGACCGAGCTGGGCATCGACCCGGACGAGCTGAGCAATCCCTGGCACGCGGCCTGGGCGAGCTTCCTGGCGTTCACCGCGGGCGCGCTGCTGCCGCTGCTGGCGATGGTGCTGCCGTCGGCCGGGGCGCGGCTGCCGATCACGGTGGCGGCGGTGCTGGCGGCGCTGGCCGGCTGCGGCTGGGGGAGCGCGCGGATGGGCGGCGCGCCGGCGCGTCCGGCGGTGCTGCGCAATGTGGCGGGCGGGGTGATCGCCATGGTGGTGACCTACGCCGTCGGCTCGCTGCTGGGGGCGTCCGGGGTGTGACCGCCCCGACCTGCGGCGTGGCCGCGTGACAGCCGGGCGACGGTTCGACCTCGGCCCCGGTCATGGAGTACAGTCTCCGTTGTCGCACAGGAAGTCCGGACGACGGACCGGTGGGATGTATGGCCTCGTGGAGCAGTTGGTTAGCTCGCCACCCTGTCAAGGTGGAGGTCGCGGGTTCAAGTCCCGTCGAGGTCGCAGCAGGGAAGGCCCGAATCCACCGGATTCGGGCCTTTCGCGTATCCGCCGACGCGCATCCGGCCGCAGCACTGGACTGTGACCGGCGTCACTTATATTGTCTTCACTCACACCGGCCCCGACAGCTCCACCGGACCGGCCCATTTTATATATACAATTGCACTGCTCTGCGCCCGGGCGGAACACCCGCCCGGACAGCACCGGGGGACAGAAAAAACCGAAGCCGCACCGAACCCGGCGGAGTTCGGTACGGCTTCAAGTCTTTCAAGATCCTCCAATTACTGCGTGCCGAACGGACATGCCCCTTGACAGGGCAGCCGACGCATTGGCCGGAGGGGGTGACTCAGATCTGCTCGGCCTCAGACTTCGCCACGCTGCTGCGGGATACCCGCAAGCAGTGCGCGAACCTCGGCCTCGCGGTAACGACGATGCCCACCGAGCGTACGGATCGACGTGAGCTTGCCGGCCTTGGCCCAGCGAGTGACCGTCTTCGGGTCAACGCGGAACATGGTGGCAACCTCAGCCGGCGTAAGCAGCGGTTCGGCATCAGGGGTGCGAGCGGTCATGAGCGGCCTCCTCGGGAGAACCGAACCAACGCGGTTCTTTCCTTCAAATTCTGCACCTTGGACCGTGATGCCCGAAATGGCACACCCCGACCAAGTCGGTAATAGGACGAACGGCATGTCCTCGGCACTACAACTACACCATCCGTCCAGCCCCATCGGCCAAACCATCGGAATTGACCCCTGCGGGTCCAAGCTCGGCGGATGGCGATGGACCATGTCATAACGGACAGTCACGCAAGCGTGACGATCGGTCATGGCATGCACCAGACCCCCCGCTCCCCCGCGAAGACTGTTCAATCCCCCGCAAATCGTCCCGAACAAGCCGGATCGATCCACAGTGAGGCTGGTTGTCCTATTTTGGCACGCTCAGAGTACTTCGCGTCAACGGTGAGTCACGTCACGTTGATGGGGTATTGACCCGATCCGCGACGTTGGTCCTATGTGGGTGGGGGATAAGTGACCCTGTGGCACATGAGGGAAGGATGCCACGCGTGTCCGACAGCTCCCGTCTTCGGCCATGGCGTGATCCGTCGTGGCGGAACCCCGCCACCCCCGGCCCGGGCTGCTCCGTGGACGATGGCCCCTGGTCAGAGGCTGTCAGTTCGCGTACTGCAGTTCCTGGATGCGCCGCCAGCGCTCGGTGATGGCCCGGTACGAGCGGGCCGCCAGCAGGGCGTCCCCCTCGCGCAGCGCGGCCACCCCGGCGGCGACCTGCCGGGCCGTGTGGTCCTCCGCCAGCGACGCCTCGGCCACCGCGTGCACCAGCCCGCCGTAGTCCAGCTCCACCAGGGAGCGCGGGTGGAACTCCTCCAGCCAGCGGCCGACCTCCTCGACCGCCTCCACCAGCGGCCCGTCGTCCAGGTTCTCCCGCAGCACCCGGAAGCCGCGGGCGAACCGCCGCCGGGCCTGGGCCATCGGCGTCCGGTAGCGCAGCACCGGCGCGGAGAGCCGCTTCACGCCGCCCGCGCCCTGCCCCTGCGGCTCGGCCCCCTCCGGCGGCTGCTGCGCCTGCTGGGCCTCCTGCGGCAGCGCCGGGACGAACTCCCGCTCGCCGTCGTCGAACAGCAGGAACCAGGAGACCGGGACGTTCCAGGTGCTGGTGAGGATCCACGGGCGGCCGTCCGGGTGGCGGGCCCGCCAGCGGTCCCAGTCGGCCTCGGCCTGGGCCCGCACCACCGGAGGCACCACGGCGTCCAGCAGCGGCGCGGGAAGGGCCGCCTGGAGCTCCTCCAGGGCGATCCAGCTGCGCAGCCGGGTCCGCCACGGGCAGAGGTAGGTGACGCCGTCCAGCTCGTGCACGAAGGCGTCGCCGCTCTCCCGCTCGGGCACCGCCATCGGCGGCACCGCGATCAGGTCGGCGAGCCGGCGGCGGCCCTCCTCCAGCGCCGTCCGCTGCTCGCCGGCCGGGTC
Proteins encoded in this window:
- a CDS encoding 2Fe-2S iron-sulfur cluster-binding protein produces the protein MDALVAAVAELRPGATAQLERFHPAGGAASGDTVEVELARSGGTLAVPADRSVLSAVRERLPDTPYSCEQGFCGTCRTRVLSGTSDHRDQLLTEAERGDSMLICVSRSREGRLVLDL
- a CDS encoding TetR/AcrR family transcriptional regulator translates to MSASPSSRPPRRRLGVEQRREQLIAVALEFFAKQAPEEVSIDEIAAAAGASRPLVYHYFPGKQGLYEEAIRRAGEQLAGLFEEPREGPLSERLYRVMGRYLGFVESHGPGFAALLRGGSASASPGTGAVIDRVRQAALEQVVSHLDLAVPSARVRLTVRSWIANAETTALAWLADLDESQPQPARLPREELQLRLVQEFVAMLLVSLANEPELLPAFRGFFAQERPQGPTGLLVQRLGALLADPGLAAEALRLAAPDTDPDAAAATAAPDAPTADPGAPTADGPAAG
- a CDS encoding CrcB family protein, whose protein sequence is MPSTGPAGPPEPAGPPEPADGPPPGGDRPERPADRSSDRQRSRDLAIPAPLPAEVLPMDPDLPGLPPQRAGRPREWDVLAVIGVGGGLGSIARYGIARAWPTPSGGFPWATFTANILGSLLLGLLMVHVIEVWPPARYRRPFIGVGFIGGFTTFSTYMSETRGLISGHHLALADAYALSTLLAGLAAVWTGVALARVAAGKPIRRGPRSRAEAGRTATVPDAEQPRTPGRAQEAGNR
- the crcB gene encoding fluoride efflux transporter CrcB, whose protein sequence is MPFLMVFLGGMLGAPVRYLVDRAVQGRHDSVFPWGTFLINVSGAFILGGIAAATAHQHLPQDVNLLLGTGFCGGLTTFSTFSFETVRLLEDGSLAEAGLNVMGSLLLGLAAAFAGFALFG
- a CDS encoding VIT family protein, encoding MPGREEPGREVPGHDEPHRDGLGGRLNWLRAAVLGANDGVVSTAGLVVGVAGATSSADALLTAGLAGLLAGSLSMAAGEYVSVSTQRDSERAALDQERRELARTPGAELAELAGLYEQKGLSRELAAEVAVQLTRHDALGAHAETELGIDPDELSNPWHAAWASFLAFTAGALLPLLAMVLPSAGARLPITVAAVLAALAGCGWGSARMGGAPARPAVLRNVAGGVIAMVVTYAVGSLLGASGV
- the bldC gene encoding developmental transcriptional regulator BldC; the encoded protein is MTARTPDAEPLLTPAEVATMFRVDPKTVTRWAKAGKLTSIRTLGGHRRYREAEVRALLAGIPQQRGEV